The genomic DNA GCTTCACTGTGACGAACGCCTTGGGCACCTCGCCCCATTTCTCGTGCGGCATCGATACGACCGCGACTTCGAGAACGTCCGGATGCTGATAGAGGGTGTTCTCCACTTCGATGGTGGAGATGTTCTCTCCGCCGGAGATGATGATGTCTTTGCTGCGATCTCGCAGCTCGATATAGCCATCGGGATGTACGACACCCACGTCCCCGGAGTGGAACCAGCCACCCGCAAAGGCCTTCGCGGTCGCCTCTTCGTCGTCGAAATAGCCGCGCATCACATTGTTGCCGCGCATCACGACTTCGCCCATGGTCTCGCAGTCCGGCGGTACGTCGTTCATTTCGTCATCGACGACACGTAGATAGATCGCGTGCGGATAAGGCACGCCTTGACGCGACATCACCTTGGCGCGTCCTGGCGCGTCCAGTGCTTCCCACTCGGATTGCATCTCGCAAAGCACGTGTGGGCCATAAGTTTCGGTGAGTCCGTAGAGATGCGTGATGCGAATACCCAGCTTCTCCATACGCTCGAGCAGTGTCGGCGAGGGCGGAGCTCCACCGGTACACACGTGGATCGGCGGATCGAAGTGCTTTCCCGCGGCGCTCGGGTCACTCGCCAGCATCAACAGGACGGTCGGTGCACCATTGAAGTTGG from bacterium includes the following:
- a CDS encoding AMP-binding protein, which produces CMPWAVTGAGGLHVSLRGVVPDEIFSMIDRHKVTNFNGAPTVLLMLASDPSAAGKHFDPPIHVCTGGAPPSPTLLERMEKLGIRITHLYGLTETYGPHVLCEMQSEWEALDAPGRAKVMSRQGVPYPHAIYLRVVDDEMNDVPPDCETMGEVVMRGNNVMRGYFDDEEATAKAFAGGWFHSGDVGVVHPDGYIELRDRSKDIIISGGENISTIEVENTLYQHPDVLEVAVVSMPHEKWGEVPKAFVTVKPGTNPTEEGMIEFVGEHLARFKCPKAVEFCELPKTATGKIQKFKLREKEWSGKGRVIQGVEVEGE